The Pygocentrus nattereri isolate fPygNat1 chromosome 2, fPygNat1.pri, whole genome shotgun sequence genome has a window encoding:
- the LOC108412010 gene encoding zinc finger protein 436-like, with product MNVILLSADEFTLQTTGPIRIFSFPQTSGDSLCVTQAQKKRRPHHCSVCGKSYLQRSHLQTHQRVHTGERPYDCSECGKRFNRHCHLQRHQRIHTGEKPYNCSECGKSFTTQSYLQTHQRIHTGEKPHQCSQCGKSFTRLSNLIQHQHTHTGKKPYDCPECGKSFTLPSHLQTHQRIHTGEKPYYCSDCEKSFRHSNSLKLHKCIKKEVEAHDT from the coding sequence ATGAATGTTATACTGCTGTCAGCAGATGAGTTCACCTTGCAGACCACGGGCCCCATTCGGATTTTCAGTTTTCCGCAAACGTCCGGTGATTCGCTCTGCGTGACCCAAGCTCAGAAAAAGCGGAGACCTCACCACTGCTCTGTGTGCGGAAAGAGTTACCTTCAGCGGAGTCATCTGCAAACGCACCAGCGCGTCCACACCGGAGAGAGGCCATATGACTGCTCAGAATGCGGGAAGAGGTTTAATCGACATTGTCATCTCCAgcgacaccagcgcattcacacgggagagaagccgtataACTGTTCAGAGTGCGGGAAGAGCTTTACTACACAGAGTTACCTacaaacacaccagcgcattcacaccggagagaagccACATCAGTGCTCGCAGTGCGGGAAGAGTTTCACTAGACTGAGTAACCTCATACAACATCAGCACACTCACACGGGAAAGAAACCGTACGACTGCCCAGAGTGTGGCAAGAGTTTTACCCTGCCGAGTCATCTtcaaacacaccagcgcattcacacgggagaaaaaccgtattactgctcagatTGTGAGAAGAGCTTCAGACATTCTAACAGTTTGAAGTTGCACAAATGTATTAAGAAAGAGGTGGAAGCTCACGACACTTGA